From Virgibacillus ihumii, the proteins below share one genomic window:
- the rplM gene encoding 50S ribosomal protein L13 yields MRTTFMANEANIERKWLVVDAEGQRLGRLASEVSAILRGKHKPTYTPHADTGDHVIIINADKIELTGNKMNDKMYYRHSNHPGGLKSRNAEEMRTKYPEQMLELTVKGMLPKGPLGRRMGKKLHVFRGSEHNHQAQKPEVYELRG; encoded by the coding sequence ATGCGCACAACTTTCATGGCGAATGAAGCTAATATTGAACGCAAATGGCTTGTTGTGGATGCTGAAGGCCAACGCTTAGGCCGTTTGGCAAGTGAGGTTTCTGCAATCCTGCGCGGAAAGCATAAACCAACTTATACACCACACGCTGATACAGGTGATCATGTGATCATCATTAACGCTGACAAAATAGAACTTACAGGTAACAAAATGAACGACAAAATGTATTATCGTCATTCAAACCATCCAGGTGGTTTGAAATCACGAAATGCTGAAGAAATGCGTACAAAATACCCGGAACAAATGCTGGAACTTACAGTGAAAGGTATGCTTCCAAAAGGTCCGCTTGGCCGTAGAATGGGTAAAAAACTGCACGTATTCAGAGGATCCGAACACAATCATCAAGCTCAAAAACCGGAAGTTTACGAGCTTCGCGGATAA
- the rpsI gene encoding 30S ribosomal protein S9, translating into MAQVQYYGTGRRKRSTARVRLVPGTGRVLINDRDAQDYFPYETQLLILNQPLASTETQGTYDVLVNVDGGGFTGQAGAIRHGIARALLKADPEYRATLKREGYLTRDARETERKKYGLKGARRAPQFSKR; encoded by the coding sequence TTGGCACAAGTACAATATTATGGCACTGGTCGTCGTAAAAGATCAACTGCACGTGTACGTTTGGTTCCAGGAACCGGCCGTGTACTGATTAATGATCGTGATGCTCAAGACTATTTCCCATATGAAACCCAACTGTTAATTTTGAATCAGCCACTGGCAAGCACTGAAACGCAAGGAACGTATGACGTACTGGTAAATGTTGATGGTGGAGGATTTACTGGTCAGGCAGGTGCAATCCGTCACGGAATCGCACGTGCACTACTTAAAGCAGATCCTGAATACCGTGCAACATTGAAGCGCGAAGGATATCTGACTCGTGATGCTCGCGAAACAGAACGTAAGAAATACGGTCTCAAAGGCGCTCGTCGTGCACCACAATTCTCCAAGCGTTAA